A genome region from Sphingomonas sp. BGYR3 includes the following:
- the nusB gene encoding transcription antitermination factor NusB codes for MPSPTSKSRTQARAAARLGAVQALYQQEMERTPLVQLLSEFHQHRLGASIEGVDYADADVHFFDDVVKGVDARREEIDTLVASKLSSGWSLDRLDKPMRQILRCGTYELLARPDVPTGAVISEYLDVADAFYDKREKNFVNGLLDAVARQVRG; via the coding sequence ATGCCCAGTCCAACGTCGAAATCCCGAACCCAGGCCCGCGCCGCCGCCCGTCTTGGTGCCGTCCAGGCCCTGTATCAGCAGGAGATGGAGCGCACGCCGCTGGTCCAGCTGTTGTCGGAATTTCATCAGCACCGATTGGGTGCCAGCATCGAAGGCGTGGATTATGCCGATGCCGATGTGCATTTCTTTGATGATGTGGTGAAGGGCGTGGATGCCCGGCGGGAAGAGATCGACACGCTGGTTGCGTCCAAACTCTCGTCCGGCTGGTCGCTCGACCGGCTGGACAAGCCGATGCGGCAGATCCTGCGGTGCGGCACCTATGAGCTGCTGGCCCGGCCCGATGTGCCGACCGGCGCGGTCATCAGCGAATATCTGGATGTCGCCGACGCCTTTTACGACAAGCGCGAAAAGAATTTCGTCAACGGCCTGCTCGATGCCGTGGCCAGGCAGGTCCGCGGCTGA
- a CDS encoding DUF4169 family protein: MGDVVNLRAARKARARATAEATAAANRALHGRTRAERERDAAEAARRERLLDEARRDP; encoded by the coding sequence ATGGGCGATGTCGTCAACCTTCGGGCGGCACGCAAGGCAAGGGCGCGGGCCACCGCCGAAGCGACAGCAGCGGCCAATCGCGCGCTGCACGGGCGGACCCGGGCGGAGCGGGAGCGCGATGCGGCGGAAGCTGCGCGGCGCGAGCGGCTGCTGGACGAGGCGCGGCGCGACCCTTGA
- a CDS encoding flagellin, with amino-acid sequence MTVIGTNISALRASNASSSANSALSASMERLSTGKRINSSKDDAAGLAIATSMTSQIRGMNQAVRNANDGISMAQTAEGGLNEVTNILQRVRELAVQSSSGTYSDEDRTNLQAEVTELQGQLTDILANTEFNGVKLFDGTAGSGGSVSIQVGANAGETVALDLSEIDLTDAIAVDISDATDASDALDTLDTAIESISTSRATLGASQSRLQSVVNNLTQNMTNLTDARSRIEDADFAAETTALAKAQILSQASTAMLAQANQSQQGVLSLLR; translated from the coding sequence ATGACTGTAATCGGAACCAACATCAGCGCCCTGCGCGCCAGCAACGCGTCGTCGTCGGCCAACAGCGCCCTGTCGGCGTCGATGGAGCGCCTGTCGACCGGCAAGCGCATCAACTCGTCGAAGGACGACGCCGCCGGCCTCGCCATCGCCACGTCCATGACCTCGCAGATCCGCGGCATGAACCAGGCGGTCCGCAACGCCAATGACGGCATCTCGATGGCTCAGACCGCCGAAGGTGGCCTGAACGAAGTGACCAACATCCTGCAGCGCGTCCGTGAACTGGCCGTGCAGTCCTCTTCGGGCACCTATTCGGACGAAGACCGCACCAACCTGCAGGCCGAAGTCACCGAACTGCAGGGTCAGCTGACGGACATCCTGGCGAACACCGAGTTCAACGGCGTGAAGCTGTTCGACGGCACCGCCGGTTCGGGCGGCAGCGTTTCGATCCAGGTCGGCGCGAACGCCGGTGAGACCGTTGCGCTCGACCTGTCGGAAATCGATCTGACCGACGCGATCGCCGTCGACATTTCGGACGCGACGGACGCTTCGGACGCGCTCGACACCCTGGACACCGCGATTGAGTCGATCTCGACCAGCCGCGCCACGCTGGGTGCCAGCCAGAGCCGCCTGCAGTCGGTCGTCAACAACCTGACGCAGAACATGACCAACCTGACCGACGCGCGCAGCCGGATCGAGGACGCGGACTTCGCCGCCGAAACGACGGCGCTCGCCAAGGCGCAGATCCTGAGCCAGGCGTCGACCGCGATGCTGGCCCAGGCGAACCAGAGCCAGCAGGGCGTGCTGTCGCTGCTGCGTTAA
- a CDS encoding sigma 54-interacting transcriptional regulator gives MTVIHATPAVLQSKFTLVSQLRAQGFVLAKAGDRNSAGAMHLVLEGETPAVPARTLILGDGPLEARPFHDGQSALLRFTAEDGALAQGYAAALLKGGMAPVAADPESLALFALAERVAGADITVLINGPTGTGKEVMARTIHNRSARRDGPFIAINCAALPETMLEAMLFGHVKGSFTGASSGGEGFFRAANGGTLLLDEIAEMPIGLQAKLLRALQEREVVPIGATAAEPIDVRVIACANRDLQAEVAEGRFRADLYYRLSVFPLSTRALADRPGDIAALAAAMVVRHASTRQMLPAISADALDLLVRHDWPGNARELENVIQRALLLATLDRIEAGDIIFDRPMVQQSARVAAPAPVAAPVPAAIPTDGAVPLSNIVQMSEFQAIRETLKACGGSRIETARRLGISERTLRYRLARLREQGDDSAQAVSA, from the coding sequence ATGACCGTGATCCACGCCACGCCAGCCGTTCTCCAGTCGAAATTCACGCTGGTTTCGCAGTTGCGCGCCCAGGGCTTTGTCCTGGCCAAGGCCGGGGACCGGAACAGTGCAGGGGCGATGCACCTGGTGCTGGAGGGCGAGACCCCGGCGGTTCCCGCACGCACGCTGATCCTGGGCGATGGCCCGCTGGAGGCCCGCCCCTTTCATGACGGGCAAAGCGCGCTGCTACGCTTTACCGCAGAGGATGGCGCGCTGGCGCAGGGTTATGCCGCGGCGCTGCTGAAGGGCGGAATGGCCCCGGTTGCCGCCGATCCGGAAAGCCTGGCGCTGTTCGCGCTGGCCGAACGTGTCGCCGGCGCCGATATCACCGTCCTGATCAACGGGCCGACCGGCACGGGCAAGGAAGTGATGGCCCGCACCATCCACAACCGCTCGGCCCGCCGCGATGGCCCGTTCATCGCGATCAACTGCGCCGCGTTGCCCGAAACCATGCTGGAAGCGATGCTGTTCGGCCATGTGAAGGGCAGCTTCACCGGCGCATCGTCGGGCGGCGAAGGCTTTTTCCGCGCTGCCAATGGCGGCACGCTGCTGCTCGACGAAATCGCCGAGATGCCGATCGGGCTTCAGGCAAAGCTGCTGCGCGCGCTTCAGGAACGCGAAGTCGTGCCGATCGGCGCGACTGCGGCCGAACCCATCGACGTGCGCGTCATCGCCTGCGCCAACCGCGACCTTCAGGCCGAAGTGGCCGAGGGCCGGTTCCGCGCCGACCTTTATTACCGCCTGAGCGTCTTTCCGCTGTCGACCCGCGCACTGGCCGACCGGCCGGGCGACATTGCCGCGCTGGCCGCCGCAATGGTCGTCCGCCATGCCAGCACGCGCCAGATGCTGCCCGCGATCAGCGCGGACGCACTCGACCTGCTCGTCCGCCACGACTGGCCCGGCAATGCCCGCGAACTGGAAAATGTCATCCAGCGCGCCCTGTTGCTGGCGACGCTCGACCGGATCGAGGCTGGCGACATCATTTTCGACCGCCCGATGGTTCAGCAGTCTGCGCGCGTCGCCGCGCCTGCCCCGGTCGCGGCCCCAGTGCCCGCGGCCATCCCCACGGACGGTGCGGTGCCGCTGAGCAACATCGTCCAGATGAGCGAGTTTCAGGCGATCCGCGAAACGCTGAAGGCGTGCGGCGGCAGCCGGATCGAAACCGCCCGCCGTCTTGGCATTTCCGAACGGACGCTGCGCTACCGGCTGGCCCGGCTGCGCGAACAGGGTGACGACAGCGCCCAGGCGGTGTCGGCATGA
- the fliE gene encoding flagellar hook-basal body complex protein FliE, with protein sequence MSAIRGAGDAMGIDRVMQLRAQILERNQALARANQQAAATPVDQAPRPASFADSMQTALAQVNATQTQASELSAQYERGETIDIAKVMMARQQASVAFEATMQVRNKLLSAYKDIMSMPV encoded by the coding sequence ATGAGCGCGATCCGCGGTGCCGGGGATGCCATGGGCATCGACCGGGTGATGCAGCTGCGCGCCCAGATCCTTGAGCGCAACCAGGCGCTGGCCAGGGCCAATCAACAGGCGGCAGCAACGCCGGTGGATCAGGCGCCGCGCCCCGCCAGCTTTGCCGATTCGATGCAGACCGCGCTGGCGCAGGTCAACGCGACCCAGACCCAGGCATCGGAACTGTCCGCCCAGTATGAGCGCGGCGAAACCATCGACATCGCCAAGGTGATGATGGCCCGCCAGCAGGCATCCGTCGCGTTCGAGGCGACGATGCAGGTCCGCAACAAACTCCTGTCCGCCTACAAGGACATCATGAGTATGCCGGTGTAA
- the fliF gene encoding flagellar basal-body MS-ring/collar protein FliF: protein MENAITPATIDTAPVPAGNRLADPFRQISGLMDQPAVKRALPFLFLLGLIGAAALAWAVLASPPQRVLFQNLPDSDKGQVVEALTAAGIESQLDGTGSVTVGEDDYHRARMLLAAQDLPKAAPGGYALLDQLPMGVSRAVEGERLRQARETELARSIATIDTVAEARVHLAMPEASVFVRDKAAPSASVIVKLQPGRTMSDAQVKSVINLVASSVPGMKPESVTIVDQMGALLNQPGGKDPTGSGGDARIEFQGRVEEKYREQLAKLLTPLLGAGNFSAEIQADVNLDENQATRETYDKENAVVRAEQGNYTTPQGEGATPGGIPGALSNTVPAPAAVERPNQQPQPATPPPGQTAEAGAATTTAATPLVKASENFARSYDVNREVSVTRQMPGQIRRLSVAVLLREPDGGKPRSPVEIQQITQLVRAAVGYNQERGDQVTVISRKFSSEVTAKVEPKWYEAEWVPMAMRHGTALIIALLVLFVGIRPMVRAMTRKRDAVASTAAPRPAGTGNALGDPDSPVGAGDAPQRPPVSVEMLETAHSYEERVGLVRGFTRDNPARAALAVRDMIQADAKQ, encoded by the coding sequence ATGGAAAACGCGATCACTCCCGCCACCATCGATACCGCGCCCGTCCCGGCCGGCAATCGCCTTGCGGACCCGTTCCGGCAGATTTCCGGCTTGATGGATCAGCCCGCGGTCAAACGCGCGCTGCCGTTTCTGTTTCTGCTCGGCCTGATCGGCGCTGCCGCGCTGGCCTGGGCCGTGCTGGCCAGCCCGCCGCAGCGCGTGCTGTTCCAGAACCTGCCCGACAGCGACAAGGGTCAGGTGGTCGAGGCGCTGACCGCTGCGGGGATCGAAAGCCAGCTTGACGGAACCGGATCGGTGACCGTTGGCGAGGACGACTATCACCGCGCCCGGATGCTGCTGGCCGCTCAGGACCTGCCAAAGGCAGCGCCGGGCGGCTATGCCCTGCTGGACCAGCTGCCCATGGGCGTCAGCCGCGCGGTCGAGGGCGAGCGGCTTCGCCAGGCGCGCGAGACGGAACTGGCCCGTTCTATCGCCACCATCGACACCGTTGCCGAGGCGCGCGTGCATCTGGCCATGCCGGAGGCAAGCGTGTTCGTGCGCGACAAGGCGGCGCCCTCCGCCTCTGTCATCGTGAAACTTCAGCCTGGCCGCACGATGAGCGATGCGCAGGTCAAATCCGTCATCAACCTGGTCGCATCGTCCGTGCCGGGCATGAAGCCGGAATCGGTGACCATCGTCGATCAGATGGGTGCCCTGCTCAACCAGCCGGGCGGCAAGGACCCGACGGGTTCGGGCGGCGATGCCCGCATCGAATTTCAGGGCCGGGTCGAGGAAAAGTACCGCGAACAGCTGGCCAAGCTGCTGACGCCGCTGCTGGGTGCCGGCAATTTCTCGGCCGAAATCCAGGCCGATGTGAACCTGGATGAAAATCAGGCGACCCGCGAAACCTATGACAAGGAAAATGCGGTCGTCCGTGCCGAACAGGGCAATTACACCACGCCGCAGGGCGAAGGTGCGACGCCCGGCGGCATCCCCGGCGCGCTGTCCAACACCGTGCCCGCCCCGGCCGCGGTCGAGCGGCCCAATCAGCAGCCCCAGCCCGCAACGCCGCCGCCCGGCCAGACGGCCGAGGCCGGTGCAGCCACGACGACGGCGGCTACCCCGCTGGTCAAGGCAAGCGAGAATTTCGCCCGCAGCTATGACGTGAACCGCGAAGTGTCGGTGACCCGCCAGATGCCGGGCCAGATCCGCCGCCTGTCCGTTGCCGTCCTGCTGCGCGAACCCGATGGCGGCAAGCCGCGCAGCCCGGTGGAAATCCAGCAGATCACCCAGCTCGTCCGTGCGGCCGTCGGCTATAATCAGGAACGCGGCGACCAGGTGACCGTGATCAGCCGCAAGTTTTCCAGCGAGGTGACGGCCAAGGTCGAGCCGAAATGGTATGAGGCCGAATGGGTGCCGATGGCGATGCGCCACGGCACCGCCCTGATCATTGCCCTGCTGGTCCTGTTCGTCGGCATCCGCCCGATGGTCCGCGCCATGACCCGCAAGCGGGACGCGGTCGCCAGCACGGCTGCGCCGCGTCCGGCGGGTACCGGCAACGCGCTGGGCGACCCCGACAGCCCGGTCGGCGCAGGCGATGCTCCGCAACGTCCACCAGTCAGCGTTGAGATGTTGGAAACCGCGCACAGCTATGAAGAGCGCGTCGGACTCGTGCGGGGCTTTACCCGTGACAACCCGGCCCGCGCCGCGCTTGCGGTGCGCGACATGATCCAGGCGGACGCCAAGCAATGA
- the fliG gene encoding flagellar motor switch protein FliG, translating to MTEEPRSYSGVERAAVLMMLVGEAEAAAILQKLEPEEVRQLGKAMFSVADVSEIEVEAVLDDFVDRARERTSVSFDPRPRIEGMMNRALGPEKAESVLARITPPAAACAIDLLDWLDPGEIAALIEDEHPQIAAVLIANLDPAVAAKVLEMLPEAIQPQVLHRIAKLGPITPEAIETLKQMLAKRAGQASGGSGLQIGGTRDAAKILSSGRKATETRVMPKLAKIDRDVARAIEEAMFVFDNLLDLDDKNLGTLIRNVDSDTLVRALKGVDEAARKRFLGCMSSRAADQIRDEMESRGPMRLSEVLEAQKAVITLARQLAKDGTIMMGAGEDDYV from the coding sequence ATGACGGAAGAACCGCGCAGCTATTCGGGCGTAGAACGGGCCGCCGTACTGATGATGCTGGTCGGCGAGGCAGAGGCCGCCGCCATCCTGCAGAAACTGGAACCCGAAGAGGTCCGTCAGCTTGGCAAGGCGATGTTCTCCGTCGCCGACGTCAGCGAGATCGAGGTCGAGGCGGTGCTGGACGATTTTGTCGACCGCGCCCGCGAACGCACCTCGGTCAGCTTTGACCCGCGCCCCCGGATCGAGGGGATGATGAACCGCGCGCTCGGCCCGGAAAAGGCCGAGAGCGTGCTGGCCCGCATCACGCCGCCTGCCGCCGCCTGTGCCATCGACCTGCTCGACTGGCTGGACCCCGGCGAGATCGCCGCGCTGATCGAGGATGAACATCCCCAGATTGCGGCGGTGCTGATCGCCAACCTAGACCCCGCCGTAGCGGCCAAGGTGCTGGAAATGCTGCCCGAGGCGATCCAGCCCCAGGTGCTGCACCGCATCGCCAAGCTCGGCCCGATCACGCCGGAGGCGATCGAAACGCTGAAGCAGATGCTGGCCAAGCGCGCCGGTCAGGCGAGCGGCGGGTCGGGCCTGCAGATCGGCGGCACGCGCGATGCGGCAAAGATCCTGTCCTCCGGCCGCAAGGCGACGGAAACCCGGGTCATGCCGAAACTGGCCAAGATCGACCGCGATGTCGCGCGCGCGATCGAGGAGGCGATGTTCGTCTTCGACAATCTGCTCGACCTGGACGACAAGAATCTGGGCACGCTCATCCGCAATGTCGACAGCGACACGCTGGTCCGCGCGCTCAAGGGCGTGGACGAGGCGGCCCGCAAGCGGTTCCTGGGCTGTATGTCCAGCCGCGCCGCCGACCAGATCCGCGACGAAATGGAATCGCGCGGGCCAATGCGCCTGTCCGAGGTGCTGGAGGCGCAGAAGGCAGTCATCACGCTTGCCCGCCAGCTGGCCAAGGACGGCACGATCATGATGGGCGCCGGCGAGGACGACTATGTTTGA
- a CDS encoding FliH/SctL family protein, with translation MSDFAPGFVSRHQMAADALARAFAPPAGFAERPIAPTTAAAAQPRSFSPETPGPRHFRPADPDRNPTEGWDPLSPSVEPYPAESALDAIDAARAAGYAEGMAAALSEIGQARERGDSLGDRIAAALASGAQIDRDRMAARLRATVQKLVHRIVGDTGIDADRMNARIAAAVELLADGSESALLRLHPDDMPLIEGQLPKSVFAVGDSAVDRGGFVLESASTLIEDGPALWLEQLDAAINRAAVPN, from the coding sequence ATGTCTGATTTCGCGCCCGGCTTTGTCAGTCGGCATCAGATGGCGGCGGACGCACTCGCCCGTGCCTTTGCGCCGCCCGCCGGATTTGCCGAGCGGCCGATCGCGCCGACGACGGCAGCGGCGGCCCAACCGCGCAGCTTCAGCCCGGAAACGCCCGGCCCGCGGCATTTCCGCCCGGCCGACCCGGATCGCAACCCGACCGAGGGCTGGGATCCCCTGTCCCCCAGTGTCGAGCCCTATCCGGCCGAATCCGCACTGGACGCAATCGATGCTGCGCGCGCCGCCGGCTATGCCGAGGGGATGGCTGCTGCGCTGAGCGAAATCGGCCAGGCAAGGGAACGCGGCGATTCGCTGGGCGACCGGATCGCGGCCGCGCTTGCCAGCGGCGCACAGATCGACCGCGACCGCATGGCTGCACGGCTGCGCGCGACCGTGCAGAAACTGGTCCACCGGATCGTGGGCGATACCGGCATCGATGCCGATCGGATGAATGCACGCATTGCCGCCGCGGTCGAACTGCTTGCCGATGGCAGCGAATCGGCGCTGCTTCGACTGCACCCCGACGATATGCCGCTGATCGAGGGGCAGTTGCCGAAATCCGTCTTTGCCGTAGGCGATTCGGCCGTGGATCGGGGCGGCTTCGTCCTTGAATCGGCATCCACCCTGATCGAGGACGGCCCGGCGCTCTGGCTGGAACAGCTGGATGCCGCGATCAACCGTGCGGCGGTGCCGAACTGA
- a CDS encoding FliI/YscN family ATPase: MLGRFTDQYLDAIDQVDFTPQPRVAGRLASYDGLLMEAVGLSLPVGTVCAIGEGAGLVQAEVIGFRGGRTLMMNLGGPAPLLPNAPVRPIGAPGEAEVGAALLGRVVDGAGNPIDGQGPIRGAGRWPLAGRLQNPLDRGRVLKPLDVGVRAINGLLTIGQGQRVGIMAGSGVGKSVLLGMMVRAAKADVIVVGLIGERSREVADFLETKVSGDARARSVVVAVPANHSPVLRIRGALRATAIAEAFRAEGKQVLLIMDSLTRVAHAGREIGLALGEPASARGYPPSAIAMLPGLIERAGTDVVSGGSITAIYTVLADGDDGNDPVVDSARSILDGHIVLSRQLAERGVYPAIDLGPSVSRVMTDITPTQHQQAARILRRHLATYEENRDLVLMGAYRTGTDAALDLAIACHPAIMDYIRQDSHAVIPLEEAAAELIGVFGDG; the protein is encoded by the coding sequence ATGCTCGGCCGCTTTACCGACCAGTATCTGGACGCCATCGATCAGGTGGATTTCACCCCGCAACCGCGCGTCGCGGGACGGCTGGCCAGCTATGACGGCCTGTTGATGGAGGCGGTGGGCCTGTCCCTGCCCGTCGGCACGGTCTGTGCCATCGGCGAGGGTGCCGGGCTGGTGCAGGCCGAAGTCATCGGTTTTCGCGGCGGTCGCACCTTGATGATGAACCTGGGTGGTCCCGCCCCCCTGCTTCCCAATGCGCCGGTTCGGCCGATCGGTGCACCGGGTGAGGCGGAGGTGGGCGCTGCCCTGCTTGGCCGCGTCGTCGACGGCGCGGGCAATCCGATCGACGGCCAGGGCCCGATCCGCGGCGCCGGCCGCTGGCCACTGGCCGGTAGGCTGCAGAACCCGCTGGACCGGGGCCGTGTGCTGAAGCCGCTGGACGTCGGCGTCCGGGCGATCAACGGCCTGTTGACCATTGGTCAGGGCCAGCGCGTGGGCATCATGGCCGGATCGGGTGTCGGCAAATCGGTGCTGCTCGGCATGATGGTCCGCGCGGCAAAAGCCGATGTGATCGTCGTCGGCCTGATCGGCGAGCGCAGCCGCGAGGTTGCCGATTTCCTGGAAACCAAGGTGTCGGGCGATGCCCGCGCCCGGTCGGTCGTCGTTGCGGTACCGGCCAACCACTCACCCGTCCTGCGCATCCGGGGTGCGCTGCGCGCCACGGCCATTGCCGAGGCATTCCGGGCAGAGGGCAAGCAGGTGCTGCTCATCATGGATTCGCTGACCCGCGTCGCCCATGCCGGGCGAGAGATCGGGCTGGCGCTGGGCGAACCGGCCAGCGCGCGCGGCTATCCGCCCTCGGCAATCGCCATGCTGCCCGGCCTGATCGAACGGGCGGGCACGGATGTGGTCAGCGGCGGATCGATCACCGCCATTTATACCGTGCTGGCGGATGGCGATGACGGGAATGATCCCGTGGTCGACTCGGCCCGATCGATCCTTGACGGCCATATCGTGTTGTCGCGTCAGCTCGCCGAACGCGGCGTCTATCCCGCCATCGACCTTGGCCCCTCGGTCAGCCGCGTGATGACCGACATCACGCCGACCCAGCATCAACAGGCCGCCCGCATCCTGCGCCGTCACCTCGCCACCTATGAGGAAAACCGCGATCTCGTGCTGATGGGTGCCTATCGGACGGGGACGGATGCGGCGCTGGATCTTGCCATCGCCTGCCACCCGGCGATCATGGATTATATCCGCCAGGATTCCCACGCGGTGATCCCGCTGGAGGAAGCCGCCGCCGAATTGATCGGCGTGTTCGGCGATGGATAG
- a CDS encoding flagellar hook-length control protein FliK, giving the protein MGIEPMPTMLPSFAALPGSPAPGSVSAPGPLAVSAGFGAMLAGLAPAPVKPVIAALPETLAIADRQNGAAIGKTLPVEPLLTAPSDSIEMDTAEPKTSPDSDAAQPASVAEIPFWPMPSPVVQPLPTPAPAPLPDQGQATQTIASPVQPAQTAALPVATDGAPATPAAMSVPPALQPAESPTGPAPVLVAAPAAPAVAAPMSSIAFPPPGLGAMSDGKPLAAAQPSPIGMGQAAPRVSADTDPAPQPLPAAAPPVRAEPVPAAQLFIGQIATALDDRAQRSGARLIDLAVDLAATGPSGGQRAELPGIAVAAPAAADQGRLDMERREWMATMIDRIETIRADGRQDVRIRLSPDALGSIDIRITERSGVADVQVTAEQAGARAMLAEAAPRLSELAESRGLRLTAQFDGSDRQSPGRSPYHPEQDAPSRPRPASSVSTTAEPKARPDDRIA; this is encoded by the coding sequence ATGGGAATTGAACCGATGCCGACCATGCTGCCTTCCTTCGCTGCCCTGCCGGGCAGCCCAGCGCCCGGAAGCGTCTCCGCCCCCGGACCGCTGGCCGTTTCCGCCGGTTTCGGCGCGATGCTGGCCGGGCTTGCCCCTGCGCCGGTCAAACCCGTCATCGCAGCCCTGCCCGAAACGCTGGCGATCGCTGACCGGCAAAACGGTGCCGCCATCGGCAAAACCCTGCCGGTCGAGCCGCTGCTCACCGCCCCGTCCGATTCGATCGAAATGGATACGGCAGAGCCCAAAACGTCGCCCGACTCCGATGCCGCCCAGCCTGCATCGGTTGCCGAAATACCATTCTGGCCGATGCCGTCCCCCGTTGTTCAGCCATTGCCCACACCCGCACCGGCGCCCCTGCCCGACCAGGGACAGGCAACGCAGACCATCGCATCACCCGTGCAGCCGGCACAGACCGCGGCCCTGCCGGTGGCCACCGATGGCGCGCCCGCAACCCCGGCGGCCATGTCGGTCCCGCCCGCCCTTCAGCCCGCCGAGTCCCCGACCGGCCCGGCCCCGGTGCTGGTCGCTGCGCCAGCTGCACCCGCGGTTGCAGCGCCGATGTCCTCGATCGCCTTTCCGCCCCCTGGACTGGGTGCGATGTCCGACGGCAAGCCTTTGGCGGCCGCGCAGCCCTCGCCGATCGGCATGGGTCAGGCCGCACCGCGCGTCTCCGCCGACACCGATCCCGCGCCGCAGCCGTTGCCCGCCGCCGCCCCGCCCGTCCGCGCCGAACCGGTGCCGGCGGCACAATTGTTCATTGGTCAGATCGCGACCGCGCTGGATGACCGTGCCCAGCGCAGCGGCGCGCGCCTGATCGACCTGGCCGTCGATCTTGCCGCGACCGGCCCATCTGGCGGCCAGCGCGCCGAACTGCCCGGCATCGCCGTCGCTGCGCCTGCCGCGGCGGATCAGGGCCGGCTCGACATGGAGCGGCGCGAATGGATGGCGACGATGATCGACCGGATCGAAACGATCCGCGCCGATGGGCGTCAGGATGTTCGCATCCGCCTGTCCCCCGATGCGCTGGGCAGCATCGACATCCGCATCACTGAACGCAGCGGCGTCGCCGATGTCCAGGTAACCGCCGAACAGGCCGGCGCCCGCGCGATGCTGGCCGAGGCGGCACCCCGCCTGAGCGAGCTCGCTGAAAGCCGGGGGCTGCGCCTCACCGCACAGTTCGATGGCAGCGACCGGCAGTCGCCGGGCCGATCCCCTTACCATCCGGAACAGGACGCGCCGTCGCGGCCGCGCCCTGCCTCCTCCGTTTCAACCACCGCCGAGCCCAAGGCGCGGCCCGATGACCGCATCGCGTGA
- a CDS encoding flagellar basal body-associated FliL family protein → MSDAKPDEAAPKKKGGKMKWILIGLGVLVLGGGGAGAGLYFGGVIGGKADGHAEASGPKLVPHSEQKRAEAGKEGGGEGEGSEGGSESAGKPTPKGEGGDEYASNYYALEKEFTSNLRESVHFIQVGVAVSTPYDDTVINNLKTHEIAVRSAILLALSETEEEEVFTADGKAKLQRRLTKAVNDTLKQKEGFGGISNVYFTNFIVQ, encoded by the coding sequence ATGAGCGACGCAAAACCCGACGAAGCAGCGCCCAAGAAAAAGGGCGGCAAGATGAAATGGATCCTGATCGGCCTGGGCGTCCTCGTCCTGGGCGGTGGGGGCGCGGGCGCCGGCCTGTATTTCGGCGGCGTGATCGGCGGCAAGGCTGATGGCCATGCCGAAGCATCCGGCCCCAAGTTGGTCCCTCATTCCGAACAGAAGCGGGCCGAGGCCGGCAAGGAAGGCGGCGGCGAAGGCGAGGGCAGCGAAGGCGGCTCCGAATCGGCCGGCAAGCCGACGCCAAAGGGCGAAGGCGGCGATGAATATGCCAGCAACTATTATGCACTGGAAAAAGAGTTCACGTCGAACCTGCGCGAAAGCGTCCACTTCATCCAGGTCGGCGTCGCCGTTTCCACGCCCTATGACGACACGGTCATCAACAATCTGAAAACGCACGAGATTGCGGTGCGTTCGGCCATCCTGCTCGCGCTGAGCGAGACCGAGGAGGAAGAGGTGTTCACCGCCGACGGCAAAGCGAAACTGCAGCGCCGGCTGACCAAGGCGGTGAACGACACGCTGAAGCAAAAAGAGGGCTTTGGCGGAATTAGTAACGTCTATTTTACCAATTTTATCGTTCAGTGA